Proteins encoded within one genomic window of Brassica rapa cultivar Chiifu-401-42 chromosome A09, CAAS_Brap_v3.01, whole genome shotgun sequence:
- the LOC103838388 gene encoding uncharacterized protein LOC103838388 — translation MSSGWVKSWQCKSKAFDDVYNPSPIHRMSSYSCRRSTQNLKDVINTKNPKPKPKPKKQESDPVSTPSTRIRSSVVRDPLLPTLTELAEGHQSRNVVEIIFQTSWGPKPFPGRIDMIFKVQNGSKTLTRFEEYREAVKTKSVGKSREENARSVADGNETMRFYCLGPSYGGGAWGILGGKGGGASIYTFAGSCMAHDKAGGGKGRKAMLVCRVIAGRVMKRNELKYDSVDSDVRSRFDSLSGGDGELLVFDTRAVLPCFLIVYRL, via the coding sequence ATGTCTAGCGGGTGGGTCAAATCGTGGCAGTGCAAGTCGAAAGCTTTCGATGATGTTTACAATCCGAGTCCGATACATCGAATGTCAAGCTACAGCTGCAGAAGAAGCACACAGAACTTAAAAGACGTGATCAACACTAAAAACcccaaacccaaacccaaacccaaaaAACAAGAATCCGACCCGGTTTCAACCCCTTCGACACGGATTCGATCATCTGTAGTTCGTGACCCGCTTTTGCCGACACTAACAGAGCTTGCGGAAGGCCATCAGTCTCGTAACGTCGTGGAGATTATTTTCCAGACAAGCTGGGGCCCGAAACCGTTTCCGGGTCGGATCGATATGATCTTCAAAGTGCAAAACGGGTCAAAGACTTTGACCCGGTTCGAGGAGTATCGTGAAGCCGTGAAGACTAAAAGCGTCGGGAAATCGCGTGAGGAGAACGCGCGTTCGGTCGCCGACGGGAACGAGACGATGAGGTTTTACTGTTTGGGTCCGAGTTATGGCGGCGGCGCGTGGGGGATTCTTGGAGGAAAAGGCGGCGGCGCGTCGATATATACGTTCGCCGGGAGTTGCATGGCGCATGATAAGGCGGGTGGAGGTAAAGGGAGGAAGGCGATGCTCGTTTGCCGGGTTATAGCGGGACGAGTCATGAAGCGAAACGAGTTGAAGTACGACTCGGTTGACTCGGACGTTCGATCTCGGTTTGACTCACTGAGTGGTGGCGACGGCGAGTTGCTCGTGTTCGATACACGTGCAGTACTGCCTTGTTTTCTCATAGTCTACCGCCTGTAA